The Corvus moneduloides isolate bCorMon1 chromosome 1, bCorMon1.pri, whole genome shotgun sequence nucleotide sequence GGGCGGGGGGATACAAGTGGTAGCGGAATGCAGACTCAGGTCCTTTGGGGTCACGTTTGCCGGGACAAGGACGGGGACAGAGCGGTGCCATGGATAGCGTGGTGCCTGCACGAGGGATCCGCGCCGCGCACGTCCCGCCGGGCCCGCAGGCGCAGACGGCTGCTCCCGTTCACCCGCGGCGGTCAAATAACGTCTGAATTACATCCTTGTAAATATTGACTGTGGCCATCTTCTTCGTTTCTGCgcacagaaaaccaaaattttaagcccggcggggccgggctgctGCGCCGCAGGGCTGCCTGGGGTGCGGGGCGTGtggagcggcggggccgggggaaCAGGGGCACACCTGTGGGAGCGGGCCGGGGACGCCCGCAGACATCGCCGGCAACTGAGCATCGTATCTCCGTGGGAGCGCGCCGAGGATGCAAAAAGCAGCGGGCTGTCTCCCCGCTTGGACTGGGGGCTAATTTTTAACCCTTGGgcgggggggagagggggacgCACGACACACAAGAGAAGACGGAGAAGCGTGGTGGGAGATGGTTCCTGGTTTGGCATCATTAAACGCCGGTGTTAATGAGTGGCACGGGGCTGCGGCTGCGCCCCGTGTCCCCGACGGGAGTCTCTCCCGCGGTCAGCGTGACACCAGCCGGTGTCCTCAGCCGCCTTCCCCGGGGGACTCCCCCATACAGACGGTGAACTGCCCAGCCGTGCACTGCCGTACCCTCAGATGCCCCTGGCCGGACTCCTACCGCCTCTCCACGCACCGCCCCTCGACGCCGCTCTGCCCAGGCGGGGCCCGTGCCCTGGCTGGGGCTCCTGGGGTCCCCTCGCCGGCGGTGTctccccccagggatggggagcggCAGTCCCGACAGTGTGAGTGGCTGCGCAGCGGCTGTGCCTCCGGGCGCCAGCTCTGCGCATTTGGTGGTCGTTAAAAACAATTTGCTTCCCTCCCcgtttggggagggggaaggggaaaatcattccgggggaggggaggggagggaaagggaagggaagggaaaaggggggggggggggacgaGTGAGAGCTAGGGCAAGCGAGGCAGAAACACCAAACCCGACAGAAAACCCGCGCTCCGAACTATTGCGACACGGAGCGAGGAGCGTGGCGAAGGCTGGCGGCGAGGTGCGAGTGGGAGCGGGCCGGGCCGTGGGAGCGGGCCGGGCCGAGGAAGCGGACCGGGGTTGGGTGGGGGGGCCGTGAGAGCGGGCCGGGCCGTGGGAGGAGCGGGCTGCCTCCCCCCGTGGGTGGGCAGGCGGCGCCCGGTGCCTCCGCGCTGCCCCCCCCGCCGGTCGCGCCGGGCGGGTCTCGGCGGTTCGGCGCGGCTGCCCGGTGACCGCTGCCGCCTCCCCGCAGCGCACAGCGAGCCCCCGCACCTCGGAGCCCGCGGCCAGCACGACGGcggcccccagccccccaccaTGAACACCATCGTCTTCAGCAAGCTCAGCGGCCAGGTGCTTTTCGAGGAGGACGCCAAGGAGCGGGAGCGGAGCAGCCGGTCCTACGTGGGGGTGGTGGAGGGCCCACACCACGCCGAGGTGCTGCTCCCCGACAGCCCGTCCATCAAGGAGAGCCTCAGCCTGCGCAACCGGCGGACGGGGTATGCGTGCGCTCGTCTCCGCGCCGCGCACCGGCTTCGGGGTCGGCCCTGCCTGCGCTGCCGGCGCTACCGGCCGCCGCGTCGCCGATCTGGGGTTGCAAGATGGGTTTCTAGCTGGGTCCTTCCCCGCACCCCCGGGTCCATATTCTCTGGGATTCTCATTCCGCATCTACGGTGGGAAATTCCGGCAATAGGTGATGCAGGGGCGTCCGATTGGAATGTGCCAGACAGAGCGCTCCTGTCCTGCTGCGCTTGACTTCCCCCTCTGCctccaaacaaaaacaagccGGGAATACCGGGGCTCCACCGGCTTGATCGGGAGCTTCATGCAATTAAAGTCTCCAAAACGGAGGCGCCAGGCGGGACGTGTGGGACCTCGGGGacggggcggcggcgcggccgaTCCCCGCCGGGGCTGAGGCGGGCGGGCAGTGCGCGGCCCCGGCACTTGTTCCGCCGTCCCCGCGGGTTCGCAGCGCGCCCAGCGAGCGGGCGGGAAGGAGCGGTGTTGTCAGTGCgttcccagggatgggatttAGAACGGACTAGCGCGATGTCAGTCAGGGGCTGGATAACGTGATGTTAAGATCGGGTTCGCTAAAACGGCAGCTGAGGCTAAGCCGCCcgaagctggtttttttttggaggggggacttttttttggtttgttggtttttgggggttaggtttgtttttttttatgctgGAACAGGTGAAATAGAAGGTGATGAAAGGACGTGCGAGCTCCGCCGTGTTGTCAGCCGTAGCTCGGAGGGTTGAACGGGCGAGCGCTGACCAGACATTTCGGGTCAGTGTTACAAAGTAAAGATCGAGGAGTACAGTCAGGCGGCTGCGAAACCGACAAGTCCGGGGGAGCTGCTTGTACTGACGAATTTCCACCCTAGCGATTGCATCAGCTCGCAGTTTTACCGGCGGTGCTGGCTGAGACGACGCAGGTGTGTGTCACCGAGATGTTACTGCCGGCGATCGCGGAGCGGGGCTGCAGCGGGAGCCCCGGGGCGGCAGCGGCGCGGCCGCtcggcccagcccagcccggcgcggccccggggcgcCCCCTGCCGCCGCCACCGGCACCCAGCGCCGCCCGCAGCCTCCTCCGCgcagcgccgccgccggccccagCCCGCCGCCGGCCTTTTCTTAGGATTCCCCCGATTTTGTTCACTCACTTTTTACTGTAGGCCTTTATTTACAAAGggacacctttttttttttcttaacgTGACCCGGGTTTCGTTCCCCCGGCATCCGCTGTTTCCCTCGGCAGGCGCGGGGCTTTGCGCGCTGCCTCGCATCGCTGCTGGCGGCGTTGGGAGCGGCACGCCGGCTCCTCCAGGAGCACCGCTCGCCACCGGCTCCGAGGAGCGAAATGGTCCAGGAGCTGCTAGGTGACGCGGGTATCTCTTGAGTATCGACGGGAAATAAATCCGGGATGGGGAATCAGGCTGGGCTGGCCCCGGGGCAGCGCGCACCACTGCTGCGGGATGCGGGGCCGGCCGAGCGAGGTGCGGCCTGGCCGCGCTGGAAAGCTCCTCTGTAAACAGACTGGCCACACGCCTGTCAGGTGCCGAGCACCGAAAACATCGGGACACTCGCACCGGCGAAGCCCTGGCCCCGCTGAAAGACTCGTGGGGCCGCCGCGCGGGTCCGCAGCATTATCGCGGCCATTCACCAGCTCTGGGTCCGCTCGCCCAGACCCTCCACGGGGAGTTCGGGGAGCTGGTGGCATCACCTTCTCTTGAGCAGTCGTCTGCGCCGAGGGTTGCGGCTGTGGAAAGTCCCTGAACGTCCCCCGCGAGGACGGGGCTCGGCTCCTCCAGGCAGGGCGCACCCCGGAGCTGCGGCACGCCCGAGCTGGGTCCCCCCTCGAACAGGGCGCATCTACCGCACCCGCGCAGGGGAGCCCGGGGCCAGGCGGGGGGAGCGGGCAGGgcccggggccgggcgcggggaGCAGGCGGGTGTCCCGCCGCTCCGGTCCTCAGCGCCCCTTCTCCGCGGCAGGGCGCGGCAGAGCGGCGGGAAGGTGCGGCACAAGCGACAGGCGCTGCAGGACATGGCGCGGCCGCTCAAGCAGTGGCTCTACAAGCACCGCGACAACCCATACCCCACCAAGACCGAGAAGATTCTGCTGGCCCTCGGCTCCCAGATGACCCTGGTGCAGGTAAGGAGGGGAACCCCTTACCCGCACCTCCAAACGCCGCTCTGAGACGTTTCATGGACGGGAGGGATGGGGACAACATCCGCCAAAGCTCCTCTGTGAGCTGAGCAAGGGACAGTGCTGGGTGTTGGGGAGCATCCGTGCAGCCAGCCAGACGAAGGGTCCTGTGCACATCCTTCTTCCACTCTCCCCTGGgctcccccaccccagcaggaCTGTCTCCCTCAAACAAGAATTACTGCATCTGAGCTATTGTGGGTGGAGAAGTGCTACAGACAATCAGTAAAAAGTGTGTGCTTGCCCTCTTAGGAATAGATGCCCTCATCCTTTCATCTCATTAATAAATACaatgaaagcatttttgctTAGTCTTTAAAAATTCTCAAGTAAAAAAAGTCAGTCATAGGAGATTTCAGCACAGAATAGGAATTGTTGAGGAAATTGCAGGGAGCTactctttcctttcaaaaaggGGCTAGGATGGAAACTGTTCTACTGTTCTGATAGTAATTGTCGTCACCTGTTGCACAGATATCAGCATTACCATACACACTGTGTGCAGTGGCTCAGCTCACGGTGGATGTGCTTCACAGTCTTGCAGGAATTATTGTAATGTAATTAGACATGGGGAGTAATTGTTTTGCTCTCAGGTAATACTCCCCTGAAGTGACTGGCAATTGTCTTGCCATAAGAGGCATAAAGTTTGCTGCAAATGTTTATAAATCTCACTTCTTTGTTCTCTTTGCCATCTGGCACTCTACTGAAATATGTGGTTCAATGCTATCAGTTGCCGAGTGATGCTATCTCAGGTCTGGATGCTGCAAAGATTTATGCATTGTGAATAATCTAATTTCCTTACTGCAAGCTACTGGTAGGTGTGTAAAATGAAACCCATGTGTTTGCAGGTTAGGTCCTCATCACTCTGCCTAACACATTATGTGTCACTTTGCAAAGGACACAAAGAGATCAAAGTAAACTAAAGTATTAGAAAAAAGCAGGTGGTAATTCAACTTTATTATTTTGAGTGCTCCTTCAAAAAAACCTGTGCTATGAACTTCAATTCTAGTAATGGCAAAATGGGAAATTTTTACACTTCAGTACCTCACTATGAACATATTGCACTAGGAAAAACACTATAGCTTtgacaaaaataatattaatgtCTCAGAAAATGCCAGTTATAACTGGAAGATATAGTTAAAAAAACTtctcttgctttaaaaaatatactaGAAAGGTTTAACTATGATTAAATAAACACTGTCCCGTCAATGGCACAATTCAGTAGGAGTACTTTATTGGACTATGGCTCTTAGAATATCCCTGTATTTTTACATgagatttaaaatatatatccaGAATGTGTGTTGGGACACTTTCACATTAACAACATCTTGAGGAGTTCTgctattcttttaaaaatgcattagaatgaacagagaagggaaaaaaactggtGGGTTTTTGCAGAATTTCTCTTGTGGCAGCTTTGATAAATCCTGATAGGGATAAGATGTATTAgcctttttaaaagcatcaagTGAGCCATGGCCACTACTCCACAGAGTTTTATGATCTATGTAAGGTGTAGaataaaattaagaagaatCAGGAAGGGCTGCCTTTAGCTCTGTTAGACCCCTGTGACTCTAGTGGGTTTACGCTGAACCTGAATTTGACCAGTTCTGTTTCTATGAACTGTAATATTTGAAAGAACTGTGCAAACAGGCACATCTATCTTCATTTACAGAAGCACAACATCAAAGAGAAATCCCAGTTGTTTTTTCCATCATTTGTGTGCAATGCTCTTTTAATCCAGGAATACGATAGCATCTGTAGGAGATGTAAATACATATCTCTGGCACCAGCACTAATTCCTGAGTCTCAAAGAGCTAAACAACACACACCCCACACCTACTTTTTGGATGCTCAAAAAAGAACAAGATTGTAATCCAGTTCAAAATTTTTGTTCTCTAAGAGTGAGAGAGAGCATGCCAAGGTGTGATCTCAGTCACGCTGGGTACATCTGACATAGCTTTCCTGAAGGCTGTGCTCTTTCAGACAAGCGGTATAACCAAGAGCAGGTTTGGGACTGGGCTTTGGTGTCTGTTGGAAAGCTTTACTTCTGTCCCAGGAGGGGCACTTAGCAAAAGCATCAACCAGGGTTGCCTATAAATTGTTTTTCTAATCTAGTA carries:
- the MKX gene encoding homeobox protein Mohawk isoform X3 yields the protein MVPGLASLNAGVNEWHGAAAAPRVPDGSLSRGQRDTSRCPQPPSPGDSPIQTVNCPAVHCRTLRCPWPDSYRLSTHRPSTPLCPGGARALAGAPGVPSPAVSPPRDGERQSRQSHSEPPHLGARGQHDGGPQPPTMNTIVFSKLSGQVLFEEDAKERERSSRSYVGVVEGPHHAEVLLPDSPSIKESLSLRNRRTGARQSGGKVRHKRQALQDMARPLKQWLYKHRDNPYPTKTEKILLALGSQMTLVQVSNWFANARRRLKNTVRQPDLSWALRIKLYNKYVQGNAERLSVSSDDSCSEDGENPPRNLMNEGGYNKPVHHTVIKTESSVIKTGVRPETSANEDYVSPPKYKSSLLNRYLNDSLRHVMATNAAMMEKTRQRNHSGSFSSNEFEEELVSPSSSETEGNFVYRTDAKGYECLRLFFPFKPKILKIPETGLYAENLENGPNKCES